The genomic DNA TGAATTTTTTCGTAAAATACTAATAAAGGGATATCTCTGTACTTTTTTAGGTACAAACGCAGAAAAAAATTAAGCGATCAGAAGTTTGATAACCGCCAACTTTTCCGGTGTAACGTTGAGTTCGCGCAAAAGTTTACGCTCCATGTGCTCCGTGATGGTCCGTTCACCTTGCTCCATCTTTGCAATCAGCGACTGGCTGACGCCCAGCTTTAACGCCAGATTATGCTGATTGAAACCCTCGAGTTTACGGATTGTCGCAAACAACTTTCCGCTCATCAGATCGCCCTCCCTTTCCGTGTGGGATTCCTCCCCTTCTACTATATATTAGGGTCGTAATTAGTCATAAACCTCCCACAATCCACGAATCCATCTGTCATGTATGTCCGCGTTTTCGAATGATACTAGCCTCCACATTACCTTTCCCTAGTTATTAATTTCGCTGATTAACAGTTTGATTGATAACAACTTCTCATCCGTTAAATTAAATGCCTCCATTACCCTTAATTTCACTCGATCTGTTAGCCGGCGATCACCTCCTTCAATGAGAGATATTAACGAGTGACTTACTTGAATCTTTTTCGCAAACTCCCTTGCATTTAGCCCGTTGGAGGTGCGTATAAAACGCATCACTTGTTTGTCCATGCCCTTCTCCTCCTCTTACTGCGATGTAAGCAATTCTGTAACATACTTTCCAACGGAGTTGCCCATTCGGTATTCACTAACCCCTAGGGATTGCATCGTTTGCTCCATTAGCTTTATATCTTCCTCGAAGCTTCCGATGTCTATTGTCATTAACTTATGGTTACCATCCGTTACATAAATACCTTTATATGTCTCAGGCTTGAACTCTTGGTATACCACTTCTATAGTGGGTCTCCAACCTTCTTTAACCACAGCTTTTTCAAGTGGAACCAAATACTGACCGCGTAGATCGCAAGCAACCACTAAAACTTGTTGACGTGTGGTTTTGGTGACAACTTTGGAGTCTTTAAGGTAATGAATTCTTTCCATCACTACATTTCTAATGCCTACTACAACGCCCGATCGAGGCTTGACTAAATTCGCTACGAAAAACTTCCGGCTAGTTTCAGGGGTCCCAGTTTCAAGTATACGCTTTTCTGCTTGATCTACGGATTCTGGTGTAACCTCAACTTGCATTAGTTTCGCTATTACTAAAACTTCTTGTCCCAATTTAATATTTTTCATTTCAACCTCTCCCTTTGTGTAAAATAATTTACAATCCTTCTAGCATTTCGTTTTCCCTACTAATAAGAGATACAAGCAAAACACCAGTTTGTCACGATCCTGCCTAAGAAAATTTAAACCTCCTATTCTAAAATACGAATGGAAATACCCTACTGTCGCAATCAAACCAAAATTTCATCCCCTTACTTTAAAATAGTCTCCCACCACCCTCTTCGCACAAGTTTTCTGTTCTTAAAGGATAATATGTCGTCAAAATCGGTTTCGCACAAAAAAAGCCCGCCACATTCAACGATGCGACAGGCCGTCTTTATTAAAAATCCAAATGATTGAGCGGATTATACTTCTCGTTCGATTCCCGCAGATCATGCCCCCACATGTTGATATACCTTTGCGTCATCTGCAACGATTCATGTCGCAGTATGCGTTGAACTGTAATAGAGTCCATTCCGCCTTTTACAACGTAAGAAGCAAAGGTGTGGCGAAGAGTATGGGGAGAAAGACGTACGTCCTCCCAGCCAAACCGCTTCTTCAGGCGTTTGAAGATAGTGCCGATGGCTTCCGGTCGCAGCTTCCGGCCCTTCGACGAGCAAAAAACGTGATCACCCACTTCCCCATCAAAATACTCCTCGCAAAACTGGCGGAATTGCACCATTTCGGCGCACATCTTCGATGCGAGTGGAACGTCATTTTCTCTTCGCTTCTTTCCAAACACCGTAATCATGCCACTGTCCAGGTCGATATCCCTCCAACGCAAATTAACGAGTTCACCACGGCGAATTCCGGTTGAGAGTAGCATAAGAACAATCGTCCTATTCCGGTAGGCATGATACGGCTTGTTCCGCGATTCTTTCTCGAAATACCGGAGAATTTGACGCAGATGATCCTCGGTAAATATCTCAACCCGCGTGTCGACCTTTCCGTACGAGACGTTTCTGAACGGCTTCTTCGATTCGTCATATAAATCCTCGTTGATTAGATAGTTCACGAACGCCTTCACAATCCGCAGCTTTAGGTTTATCGTGTTCGGCGAGTTACCGAACTCGTTGCGGCAATACAGCAGGAACCCCTTGATGGCCGGCCGGTCGATGTCGGTGACTTCAAGTATCTCCGCAGCCTGGCAATAGTGCGTGAAATTGCGAAGCACCCTGCGGTAGGTCGTGCGTGTGTAAGGCGACAGGTTCTTAAGCTCGCATTCTTCCAGGAAATCTTTTACGGCAAGTTTAACGTTCATTTCGTCATTCTCCTCTCAAAATAAAAAGCCCACCGCACGATTATTCGTGTGACAGGCCGCTTGCAAATTCGCTCAAAGCTTCGTATTTAGTTTCGTCTTGACGGTACGCGTCAGCCAATTCCAGGAGGCGGTCAAATTTGGCGCCACCTTCTGGCGTTTCCGTGTCGAGCCTATATTCGACGAACAATTCCGACTCTCGTTGGCGCAGGAGCTCGTCAGCGCGTTCTTGGTCCGGTTGAGTGGCGCCTCTGCTGGCGAGATCATCTGCGTAAAACTGGGCGTCCAGGAAACGATCAAGGACGGTCATAGTTCTTACTCCCATTCTTTAGTACGCGGGTTGTACGTTTTTTTTCCACGTTTCGCAAGTAGGTCGATAAGGGTAGCGCGCTCTTCCTCGCTTAGCATGTGGTTACTATCTAGCCAATCCTTGGTCATACGGTACATTCCATTTACAGTAAGCTCGATTTTACTTTGAGATGTTCCGGTGTCCGGGTTAATGTCTACTTTACCGTTGTCGTGAATGCTGTAGAACGGGTCTTGAGCATAACTGTGTGTCCCTAGTTCACCTTGTTCCCAATGTTTAGATGGCATCTGTATCCCCTCCTATGTAATATATTCCAATCATAACACGAACAAGGAGCCACGTAGGACCCCTCTCGCTAAATTTTCAGCACCTGCATTCAATTCACATTGTGTCGCCACCGGTATCTTCTTACGATAAGCAAGTCCAGCCAGAAGGTTGCCGTCCTCGTGACTCCACGAGCAATCGCGCCAGTGTTAAACGGTGAGCTTGGGCGCCCTTGCCATCGACGTCCAAACTATCCGCATGCTATTTACTGTCCTTACTGACCTGCGATAAGCCTTACGTAGTCAAGCAAAGATAAGTCCGCAATCTTCTCTACCGGCAAGCTCCCCGGCAGTTCAATCGCATGATAGTCCCGCAGGTGATAGCCGTCGAGTTGCCGCTCGCCGTCTTTCACAATACGGAAGTACGTCATTCCTTCATAATCGGAGAGCAAGACGTCTTCTTGACTGGCGCCAAACAGCCATGCCTGCTCCGTTATCGCTCCGACTTCATCCTTTTCTTCGCAAAAGATAACCGTGATCCGTTCCGCTTTCATTCCTCCCACCTGTACCTGTCCATAATCGAGATGAATTCGAGCAGGCCTTCGTTCGACTTGCTGAGAAACTTACGTGTTTCCTCGTTCGCTTCTAAGGCGAAAATATCGGAAAGAATAAGATAACTACCTTTGAATTTATTGCTTGGGATCAGATTTCCGACGAACAAAACACCCTCTATTTCCGTCACATAGTAACCGTCACCTTTATCGCTGATGCGAACTGCTTTAAAATATTCGGGCTGATCCTCTTCAACCTCCAGCACAACGGATACGACTTTCTTATTTACAACTGCCATTTACGTTTCCTCCTGTAAGCGCTCATTCAGTGCCAGTTTATAGTTGTGCAACCTCTTACCGCGACGTTTGTGTGCCTCGCCCGCTTTTGCTGGGCTTACTGCCGTCCATGCAGCTACCT from Rossellomorea marisflavi includes the following:
- a CDS encoding helix-turn-helix domain-containing protein, which encodes MDKQVMRFIRTSNGLNAREFAKKIQVSHSLISLIEGGDRRLTDRVKLRVMEAFNLTDEKLLSIKLLISEINN
- a CDS encoding tyrosine-type recombinase/integrase, with translation MNVKLAVKDFLEECELKNLSPYTRTTYRRVLRNFTHYCQAAEILEVTDIDRPAIKGFLLYCRNEFGNSPNTINLKLRIVKAFVNYLINEDLYDESKKPFRNVSYGKVDTRVEIFTEDHLRQILRYFEKESRNKPYHAYRNRTIVLMLLSTGIRRGELVNLRWRDIDLDSGMITVFGKKRRENDVPLASKMCAEMVQFRQFCEEYFDGEVGDHVFCSSKGRKLRPEAIGTIFKRLKKRFGWEDVRLSPHTLRHTFASYVVKGGMDSITVQRILRHESLQMTQRYINMWGHDLRESNEKYNPLNHLDF
- a CDS encoding helix-turn-helix domain-containing protein, giving the protein MSGKLFATIRKLEGFNQHNLALKLGVSQSLIAKMEQGERTITEHMERKLLRELNVTPEKLAVIKLLIA